TATGtacttaataaaaccaaatcACCAAAataccattttttaaatgaaaatattggAAGTTTAGGTCATTATAGAAGCATATTGCACAGATAtatgaatttaataataacagcagtGAATAACAGTGCCATCAATAAACTACATGTAGAATAATTCTATTATGAATCtacattccttttttcttccaaaatattaaagtttgtgttttgtgtgtttcagtgtgtgagtcagtTCGTTTTCAGAAACCACACACTCCCTACGGTTACCAAAGACGACTAGGACAGTGTCGAGTGGATAAACACCCGCTGTGTACTGACGAGGACGTGGTGAGTTTAAACTGATGCTCCAGTAAGTTCAGGCTCCAGTAAGTTCAGTGTTCTTTCTGAGGTATTTTATGTTAGAGTATTTTGTAAGTATGAGGTAAAAGGTGAAATGAATCACCAGATTCACTCTATAAAGCTAGATACAAATAATATTAGCAATTAGTGTGGAATAAATTCTGAAAATATGCAACATAAATCATTAAATTCTCTTCACATATAACTATATTGTATTTTCACTTATATGCTGTATTAAATTTCATCCTCTAAACcaacattattttaataagaaTACCTGCTGAGACTGGAACTGTATGAATTACACTCTAGTTGTTCAATGTTTTAATTTGTCTGTGTGCAGGATGTGAAGTGTCCATCAGGCTGTCGGCTGCAGGGTTTTATTGACGAGGCAGACGGAGATGTTTATAAGCATCTCAGCAAAATCTGTGAAAAgataaacaatataaaaccGCATCTTCATCTACAGAGATAAAAACGGCTCAGTTCTATGAAGCGCAAAGGAAGATTATCGTCAGAACATACAGTGCGTAAATACTCTTTATCTTATCAataaatgaggaataaaacacttagaggagtgctgttataggaaactaatcaacagtggggtggtgtgatgtagcagagctactgttacgaccctgaagttgattattttccaatagctgCACACCCctaagtgtttattcctcttacaccacagaaatttgACAATTACACttctttatttaacaaagaacattttttaatctgtttattttttcattcaatGTCCTGTAAAGTCAGtaaaacgagttagttcctgttgtcgcttatgttatagcagctataaacagtcgttccctcagcagactcgctttattctctctcttgaaattaataagaaaataaatgcagcttgttacgcatgttactgagaaaccgcaaggaagcgtaaactcctctgtcctgaagatgtcacaaaacttaaagttacagcttttgttaaataaaatgttgttaaataaaataaaaagtgtccttacagaaaacttcatcacatcaacagtttttaatccgtttaagTGGAGTGtgtgctgtacacgtccctgtgaatgagctgttactatagaaacctgcgctactgtcagagctgctgttatagaaaactaatcaacaccttctgaccaatcagaactgaacactgaacaaatCTGTGCTGTAATAATAACCTGCACCTCTATATTATGTACAAAAATAGCTTTATTTTGAAACTTTTTAATGAAAGTGAAGGTTGTTGATCCTCTTTTCAGTGAAAGAAATGCGCTATGCTGGGGTCGCTGAGACGCTCCACAGGAACCTGACACTGCTATGGGAAAAGTCCACAGAGCTCTCCAGAGAACTACAGAAGTACCACAGACAAGTCGAGAATCAGATCAATGAAATCCACCAGTTGGAGGTAAAAGATTAGACTTAGCTTAAAATTGAATGAATAAtctatttgtatttattctAAAATTCTGACTAATGATTAGTGGATTTGTCCCAGTCAAGGTTTTCTCTCTTTACTCTCTTTAGCTCTGTGTTTGATTTGTCTTGTTTGTCTTTTGGGTTTTGGGGTTTAGGTGGACATTGACATCAAACTCTGTGCGTGCAAAGGATCATGCAAGCAAACCTTTGACCATGTGCCTGATCATGAGATGTTCAAATCAATGCAGGACAAAATGACCATGTTCAACTTGATc
This Pangasianodon hypophthalmus isolate fPanHyp1 chromosome 26, fPanHyp1.pri, whole genome shotgun sequence DNA region includes the following protein-coding sequences:
- the LOC113524583 gene encoding fibrinogen alpha chain isoform X1; its protein translation is MKEMRYAGVAETLHRNLTLLWEKSTELSRELQKYHRQVENQINEIHQLEVDIDIKLCACKGSCKQTFDHVPDHEMFKSMQDKMTMFNLITTQKTFTLDKKLKLQPVLRPRVSLAYRKLPFVHSKLLTKFEDIEQNQVVLDELQEDMWNSDGGSKP
- the LOC113524583 gene encoding fibrinogen alpha chain isoform X2, with the translated sequence MRYAGVAETLHRNLTLLWEKSTELSRELQKYHRQVENQINEIHQLEVDIDIKLCACKGSCKQTFDHVPDHEMFKSMQDKMTMFNLITTQKTFTLDKKLKLQPVLRPRVSLAYRKLPFVHSKLLTKFEDIEQNQVVLDELQEDMWNSDGGSKP